The sequence TAGATAAAGATCGGCCCATCTTGATTTTGGTGGAGCACTTTGTACTATTTCTTCATTCTCATTTGGCATCTTACTCCTCCCTCCTCACATTTAGCGATAATTTTAAATTGCTAAGAATAAAAAACAAATCTTGATAATAATTGTATAAATTTAAAGGGCATAAACTAAGAATAGAATCAATAATCCACCACCTCCTAAATCACAAACATAAACCACATAAATGACTTTAATAAATTTATTGTATATTTTACTAATTATCGTGTCAAATATATTTATGCCTATATTTTTATATAGCTAATTTCATTTTAGACTTATACAATAATATTTGACCGTATATAAATAAAATTGATATACTCATAAAAAACTAATATGATAAAAATAAGATATAAAATATAAACTTAAGCTAGAGTAAACAATTCTAAGGGGTGAAGACTTTGCAAGAAGATATATCAGCTAATTCTTTGAGTACTAAATGGTATGATTTTTTTAACAAATACGCCGAAGATCTATACCCAGGAAGATATACCCATGAAATGTGTAAAAATCTTGCAAATATCTATTTAGAAATAAAAAATCTTAAGCAAAAAAAGGATTCTATAATACTTTCTCACAATTATCTTTATCCTGAATTTCATGAAATTTCAGATAACATAGGCGATTCTTTAGGTTTGAGTCTATTTGTTAGAGAAAAACAATGTAAGAGAGTCGATTTTCAGGGTGTCTATTTCATGGGGTCAAATAGCAAGATTATAGTTGGAAATGAAAAGAGACTGTTTATACCGGACAAGCCAGAAAAGCTTGGTTGTTCGCTTGTAGATTCGATAGACATTTCCTTTATAAAGGACTGGAAAGAAAAACATGATGGTGTAGTAATAAGCTATATCAATAGCGATATATATACAAAGTCTTTAAGCGATTATATATGCACATCTCGAAATGCTGATAAAGTAATAATAAATGCCATCAAAAAATTTAAGGAAAAGAAAATATTAGTTCTTCCGGATAAAAACCTGGGGAGGATTATGAAGGCAAGAGCAGTAGATTTTTTAAAAGAAGAAGGAATAAACTTAAATCCAGATCTCATAGAAGTATATGAACAAAAAAAAGCCTACTGCCACGTACACGAGAAGATAAATTTAGACTATATTTTATCTATGATAGACAAACACAAAGAAAGCGATCTTTTAATACATCCGGAGTGTAGTTGTAGTTTTCAGCTCTACGAAATTGCAAAAGAAGACAAAGAGCTCAAAAAGAAACTTTTTATTGTATCTACCGAACAGATGGTTTCTTCTGCAAAAAAATCTTCAGCAAAAAGTTTTATAGTAGGAACTGAAAAGGGCATGGTATATAGGCTTAGAAAGGAAATCCCAGAAAAGGAATTCTTAGCAATAGATTTCGCTCAGTGCGAATATATGAAAGAAAATACTCTTGAAAAGCTCCTTAATTCCTTAAAAAACGATAAATATGAGATATTTATTTCTGACACAGAAAAAACAGAATCAAGAGAAGACGGTATCTATTTGCCTCGAAAAACTGCAGAATGGGCAAAAGTTGCAATAGAAAGAATGTTAGAAATCAGATGAACACAATTGATTGCGAAATTTTAATAATTGGAGCTGGAATTGCTGGTCTTACGTGTGCAATAAAGCTTGCAGACAGAGGTAAAGATGTAGTAGTAATAAATCGTTCAGAAGATCCAGAAGAATCCAATACCAAATATGCACAGGGTGGCATAGTTTGGTGGGGTGAAGATGACTCGACTGAACTAATCAAGACAGACATTGAAGAAGCTGGAGATGAGGTAGGAAGGGAAAGTGCAATAAAGATTATTGCTGAGGATGGTCCGGTATTAGTTAAATCATTCTTGATCGACAGACTTGGCATAAATTTTGACAAAGATCCCTTTGGAAAACTTCACAAAACTCTTGAAGGGGGACATTCTAAAAACAGAATCATTCACGTAGCAGATCAAACAGGACTTGCTATTCAAAAAGCACTATTAAAGGAGGCAAAAAGGCATCCTAATATAAAAATACTTTCATCAACTACTGCAATAGATCTTATAAGCACAACCCATCATTCCAAAAACAGAGATGCAATATATCAGGCAACAAAAATTCTTGGCGCATATGTCCTTGAAAGAAATTCAAACAGGATACAAAAGATCCTTTCTTCCTATACAGTTATTGCTAGCGGCGGAATTGGGGCTGTTTACGAGTATACCACCAACCCAGAAGGTGCAAGAGGCGATGGTATTGCTATGGCAAAAAGAGCAGGCGCTCATGTAATAAATATGGAATACATTCAATTTCATCCAACTGCTTTTAAAAAGGATAACTGTAAATCCTTCCTTATATCAGAATCTGTCAGGGGGGAGGGCGCAATACTTCTAAACGATAAATTAGAAAGATTTGTAGAGTCTGAACTTTTGCCCAGAGATGAGCTAACAAGGCTGATATATAAAGAAATGAAAAAGAGTTTTAGCAAGAACGTCTGGCTTTCATGTAAACCAATTATAAAAAGAGGAATAAAGCTTGAAGAAAGATTCCCTAAGATATTCTCAGATTGCCTTGAATGTGGAATTGATATAAGAAAGGATCTCATACCAGTAGCTCCTGCAGCCCATTATCTCTGTGGCGGTATAAGGGTTGATGAGTGGGGCAAAACAAACCTTACAAGGCTTTATGCTATTGGTGAGGCATCATGTACGGGTCTTCACGGAGCAAATAGACTTGCTTCAACCTCACTTCTAGAAGGGCTTGTCTGGGGAGTAAGATCTGCTGAAAATATCATTGGAAATTTTTCAAAAGAAGATATAGAAAGTTTTCAAATATCTGATTGGGACGAAAGATTTGTACTACAAGAACCTGATAAAAATTTAATTAAAGATTATCTTTCCAGAATTAAAGTTATAATGTGGGAAAGAGTAGGTATTGTGCGTTCTGAGAAAGAACTTCTAAAGGCAATAAGAGAGCTAACAGAGCTTTCTATAGATATAATTGAAATGTATAGAACATCAAAACTATCAGACGAATTAATTGGTCTTAGAAATACCATTGAGATAGCCATAGAAATTGCTTCCTGTGCAAGGCGAAACAGAGTAAGCAAGGGATCCCATTATAGGGAGGATTATTTATGAACTTTAAAGATATATTAAAAGAGAGAATCCATCACGATTTAGGCTTTGATTTTTACAGAAAGGATGGCTATCCCTATTCAAAATTTAAAATTATCTTTAAAGAAAACGCAATAATTGCAGGAACAATATTTGTCCCTACAATTGTAAAAATTGTTGAAGAGGAGTTCTTCCTTGAAGAGTTTGAAGAATCAAAAAGGTATAAATTTGAGGTTTTAAAAAGAGATGGTGAACAGACATCTTCAAAAGAAACTATTATGTACATATATGCAAATGCAAACGTCTTACTAAAGGCAGAAAGAACAATTTGCAATATTTTATCTGAATTGTCAGGAATTGCCACTCATGTAAAAGAAGTTTTGTCAAAAATAGATAGTAGCGTCTTTCTGTTAGATACTAGAAAAAATGATCCACTATTTAGACCTGAACACAAATATGCCATAAGGCTTGCAGGTGGTAAAAATCATAGATCAGGGTTCTTTGATGGAGTGCTAATAAAAGATAACGACATAGCAATCTCTGGATCAATAAAATCTGCTATTGACAATTCACTAAAGACTTCAAAGTTTTTAACAAAAATTGAAATAGAAGTTGGCAACATTCAGGACTTAGAAGCAGTTCTTTTAGATGGCAGGGTTGATGCAATATTACTGGACAATATGCCAGTAAAAGAGCTAAGAAAGGCAATAGAAATCATATCACGGTCAAAAAAACGCTATCTGGTAGAGGCATCAGGAGTAAGAGAAGAAGATATTAAAGATGTATCCAAAACTGGAGTGGAATTCATATCTATGTCATCACTTATAAGAAGAGCAAGGTATATAGACGTGTCCATGAAAGTTGATAAATTATTTTAAATATTTTAAGATGCTAAAATATAAGATAAATTCATATATACTTTTTAAGGAGGTGTTTTATGAAAAAAGTTTTAATTTTAACAGGCGATTGCGCGGAGGATTATGAAGTAAAAGTTCCTCAACAAGCTTTGATGCTTTTGGGCTATGACGTAGAAATCAGTGCTCCAAACAAAAAGGCTGGGGATATGCTTCAACTTGTCGTGCACGACTTTACAAACCTTGACACCTATATTGAATTGACTGGGCATAGAATTCCAATAGATATAGCTACAAAAGATGTAAGGGTAGAAGATTATATAGGGTTAGTAATCCCTGGTGGAAGAGCTCCTGAATACATTAGAAGATATAACGAAGTTGTAGAGGTTACAAAAAAATTCTTCGTTTTAAACAAACCTGTGGCAGCTATTTGTCACGGCTCACAGCTATTGGCTGCCTGTGGGATATTATCCGGCAGAAAGGTCACAAGCTATCCTGCCTGTGCTACTGAATGCATAATAGCAGGAGCAAATTGGGTTGATCAAGACGTAGTAGTAGATAGAAACCTCGTAACAGCCCAGGCCTGGCCAAACCATCCTTTATGGCTCAAAGAATTTGTAAAACTCCTTGGAGCAAAGATAGAAATATAATGTGATGTAACTTCCCTAGGGGACGCAAACTACTTTTTGCGCCCCCTAAACCAAAGTTTCAAACTAAAAAGACAAGTAATGGCAATCCATGCCATTTGAAAAGTAGAAGTAGCTCAGGTTGTACAAAATAAAGATCTAAGCCATTCCATAATTTTTTCTCCAAGTATTTTAAGTCTAGCATTATTTTAACATATAAAAATTTAAAAATTATTAAATACTCTTTATGCTTTTATATAATTCTTCGCGACCTTTAACCTGATCATTCAAAGTTTTTTTAGCATCGTTTACAAGATTTAACACAGATGGTAAATTTATTTTATAAAACATCTTCTGCCCATCTTTTCTTGAATCTATAATGCCCTGTTTTTTTAAAATTCTCAGGTGCTGAGATAAGTTTGACTGTTCAACGCCTATTTCATTCAAAAGTTCACATACACATCTTTCCCTTTCACTCAACATCAACAAAATTTGAATCCTCAATGGGTGTGCAAGGGTTTTAAAAATTTCAGAAATTAATTGATATACCAAAACCTTTTTCATAAAATCCTCCTAAAATTTTAATTGGTACTTTTATAAGATAATAAAATTTTAACATTTATATTATTATATTATAAAATTTTAGAAACAAAAATAGAAGTTTTAAATGTTTACACAGCAATTCAAATCTGTTAAACTTATGCGAAAATATACTTTCTCATGGAGGTGATTTGCATGGATGATATACCCGATTTATGCTTTATAAGTTTTCCCTTCAATAAACTTTTTTGCAAATCACCAAAAAGTGAGGAGGTATATTGTGTCATTTACAGGCGCTATAACAGAATTCTACCTTAGCCAAGAATTAAACAAGCCAATTTTAGATCCTGAAAACAGAAAAGTCGCCAACCTAAGAGATATTGCTGTTTGTTGGGACAAGAAAATTCCAGTTGGTAGAGGTATAAAATTCCTAAAGGACTCTAATAAGCTAATAAATATAAATCACATAAAGGAATGGAAGAAGGATGCAATAGTTTTAACTACAAACCTTGAGAAAGCAGCTGATATCGTGGCAAGGGATGAAGACATTTATATAGTAAAGTGGCTTCTTGATAAACAGCTTATAGATCTTAAAGGCAAAAAGTTAGTTAGAGTAAACGACATAAAAATATCCTTCTATTCCAAAGACTTAGAAAAAAAGTTAATACTTCTTGCTATTGATGTAGGATTTTCTGGCATTCTTAGAAGGCTTGGTATTAAGTTTTTAGAAAGTAGAATTCAACCCCAGCTAATAAGTTGGAATTATCTTGCCCCAATAAAAAAGAGAACCTCAAACTTACAACTGGCAACAGAATTTGAGGGTTTAAAAAATCTTCATCCAGCTGATATTGCAGATATTATAGAAGAGCTAAGCCAACCAGACAGGGAGAAAATAATAGAAAGCCTTGATATAGAAAGCGCTGCAGAGGTATTAGCAGAAGCAGATATAGAAACTCAGGTAAACGTCATTGATTCTCTTGATGCAGATAAAGCAGCTGACATTTTAGAAGAAATGCCATCTGATGACGCCGCCGACATATTAAGCGAGTTAAATGAAGAAAAATCTCAAGAAATATTAGAGCGCATGGATCCAGAAGAGGCAAGTGAAGTAATAGAATTGATGAACTATGAAGATGAAGACGTAGGATCGTTAATGACAAAGGATTATATAACGCTTACTGGAAATGAAACTCAGGAAGAAGCTCTGAACAAAATTAAAAAAATAGCTGAAGAAGTAGAGACTATTTACGTTTCATATATAGTTGATAGCGAAGAGAAACTAATAGGAGTAATATCTTTAAGGGAGCTATTAATCGCTAAGCCTGACGAAAAAATAAAGGATATCATGCAAAAAGACGTTATAAGTCTAAATCATTTTGATCATCACGACAAGGCACTTGAAATGTTTGCCAAATATAATCTCTTTACAATGCCTGTAGTAGACAACGAAAACAGACTTCTAGGAATAATTACAGTTGACGATATCTTAAGGCTTCTTATACCAGACAGAAGTGACGCTGACACCTTCTCGAGATTTGACTCGCTGAAAAAGTTCTTGAGAGAAGGTGGTGAATAAGATGGAAAACAAACTCTCATTATTTAAAAGAATATTGCTATTTTTAACTATAATGGGCCCTGGAATAATTACAGCCAACGTAGACAACGACGCAGGCGGTATTACTACCTATTCCATAACTGGTGCAACAACAGGTTATAAGCTCCTTTGGGTGCTGATTCCAATGACACTTGCACTTATAGTCGTACAGGAAATGGCTGCCAGAATGGGCGCAGTAACCAGAAAAGGTTTAGCCGATTTGATTAGAGAAAATTTCGGAGTAAAAATGACCATTTTAATACTCTTAGGGATACTTATAGCTGACTTTGGAAATACCATATCTGAATTCGCAGGCATTGCTGCAAGTATGGAAATTTTTAATATAAGCAAATATATTTCGATTCCTATTTGTGCAATATTTGTATGGTGGACAGTTTTAAAAGGCTCATATAAATTCGTAGAGAGAGTGTTTTTATTTGCATGTCTTGTTTATCTTTGTTATATACCATCTGCCTTTATGGCAAATCCACCGTGGGGAGAAGTTGCAAAAAATATAGTTATACCCCATTTAGAGTTTAGTCCTTCGTTCCTATCCATACTTATTGGTTTTATAGGAACTACCATTACTCCCTGGATGCAATTTTATATTCAGTCATCTACTGTAGAAAAGGGATTAACAGAAAAGGAATATAAATATCTAAGATTAGACGTAATAATGGGGAACACAATGACAAACGTAATAACATTTTTCATTGTGGTTTGCTGTGCAGCAACTCTTTTTGTTCACAACGTCAACATAACTGACGCAAAGGATGCAGCACTTGCCCTTAAGCCATTTGCGGGAAATCTTGCAAGTACTCTATTTGCAATAGGACTCTTTAACGCCTCTATCTTTTCAGCCTGCGTACTTCCACTTGCTACCGCGTATTATGTATGTGAAGCACTGGGTTTTAATGCAGGGCTTAACTTTACCTGGAAAGAGGCACCCGTTTTCTATGCTCTAACAACTTTTCTAATCTTTTTTGGTGCAACAGTAATATTAATACCCAAAGCTCCTTTAATACCTATAATGTTCTGGTCACAGGTTATAAACGGAGTTATATTGCCATTCGTACTCTTATACATGCTAAAAATTATAAACAACAAAGATATAATGGGCGAATATACAAATTCAAGAACATTTAACATAGTAGCATGGCTCACAACTATTGTATTAATAGTCCTAACTTTACTCATGATAATCACCTCTATCTTTCCAGGCTTACTACCATCATAAATTTATTGCCCAGAGTACAAGTGAGAGTTCTCTGGGCAATTTACACTTTTTTTAAATTTTAATTGGGTCTAAACTTCTTATTAACTCAAGATCCCTTTCTATATCCTCGCCTGGTCTGGTAAGATAACCACCTATCATTAAAGCATTAGCAGCTGAGTTTAGCGCTAATTTCTGATATTTTCCAAGAACGCTCTCTCTACCTGCACATAGTCTAATAGTAGCGTAAGGGAGAATAATTCTAAATATTGCAAGAGTTTTTAAGACTTCTGATTTATCGAGAACTCTAACATTTTCAAGGGGAGTCCCTTTTATAGGAATCAATATATTGAAGGGAACTGATCTTATCCCAAGATCTTTAAGGATAATGGCAAATTCTACTCTTTGTTCAAAAGTCTCACCTAAGCCTACTATGCCTCCAACACAAGGAATCAAACCCACCCTCTTTACAGCTTCAATAGTCTCAATCCTTTCATCATAAGAGTGAGTGCTGCAGATATTGCCAAAAAAACTCCTTGAACTCTCAAGGTTATGATGATATGTAGAAACTCCTACATCCTTCAATCTAATTAGATCTCTTTCTCTAATTATTCCTAAAGACGCACACAGTTCAATATCTACCTCTTTTTTAAGCCTTTCAAAGATAGACAACAACTCATCCATATCAGCTTTGGACGGGCCTCTACCACTTGAAACAAGAGAAAACCTCTTTG comes from Thermodesulfobium acidiphilum and encodes:
- a CDS encoding quinolinate synthase, translated to MQEDISANSLSTKWYDFFNKYAEDLYPGRYTHEMCKNLANIYLEIKNLKQKKDSIILSHNYLYPEFHEISDNIGDSLGLSLFVREKQCKRVDFQGVYFMGSNSKIIVGNEKRLFIPDKPEKLGCSLVDSIDISFIKDWKEKHDGVVISYINSDIYTKSLSDYICTSRNADKVIINAIKKFKEKKILVLPDKNLGRIMKARAVDFLKEEGINLNPDLIEVYEQKKAYCHVHEKINLDYILSMIDKHKESDLLIHPECSCSFQLYEIAKEDKELKKKLFIVSTEQMVSSAKKSSAKSFIVGTEKGMVYRLRKEIPEKEFLAIDFAQCEYMKENTLEKLLNSLKNDKYEIFISDTEKTESREDGIYLPRKTAEWAKVAIERMLEIR
- the nadB gene encoding L-aspartate oxidase, which codes for MNTIDCEILIIGAGIAGLTCAIKLADRGKDVVVINRSEDPEESNTKYAQGGIVWWGEDDSTELIKTDIEEAGDEVGRESAIKIIAEDGPVLVKSFLIDRLGINFDKDPFGKLHKTLEGGHSKNRIIHVADQTGLAIQKALLKEAKRHPNIKILSSTTAIDLISTTHHSKNRDAIYQATKILGAYVLERNSNRIQKILSSYTVIASGGIGAVYEYTTNPEGARGDGIAMAKRAGAHVINMEYIQFHPTAFKKDNCKSFLISESVRGEGAILLNDKLERFVESELLPRDELTRLIYKEMKKSFSKNVWLSCKPIIKRGIKLEERFPKIFSDCLECGIDIRKDLIPVAPAAHYLCGGIRVDEWGKTNLTRLYAIGEASCTGLHGANRLASTSLLEGLVWGVRSAENIIGNFSKEDIESFQISDWDERFVLQEPDKNLIKDYLSRIKVIMWERVGIVRSEKELLKAIRELTELSIDIIEMYRTSKLSDELIGLRNTIEIAIEIASCARRNRVSKGSHYREDYL
- the nadC gene encoding carboxylating nicotinate-nucleotide diphosphorylase translates to MNFKDILKERIHHDLGFDFYRKDGYPYSKFKIIFKENAIIAGTIFVPTIVKIVEEEFFLEEFEESKRYKFEVLKRDGEQTSSKETIMYIYANANVLLKAERTICNILSELSGIATHVKEVLSKIDSSVFLLDTRKNDPLFRPEHKYAIRLAGGKNHRSGFFDGVLIKDNDIAISGSIKSAIDNSLKTSKFLTKIEIEVGNIQDLEAVLLDGRVDAILLDNMPVKELRKAIEIISRSKKRYLVEASGVREEDIKDVSKTGVEFISMSSLIRRARYIDVSMKVDKLF
- a CDS encoding DJ-1/PfpI family protein — translated: MKKVLILTGDCAEDYEVKVPQQALMLLGYDVEISAPNKKAGDMLQLVVHDFTNLDTYIELTGHRIPIDIATKDVRVEDYIGLVIPGGRAPEYIRRYNEVVEVTKKFFVLNKPVAAICHGSQLLAACGILSGRKVTSYPACATECIIAGANWVDQDVVVDRNLVTAQAWPNHPLWLKEFVKLLGAKIEI
- a CDS encoding ArsR/SmtB family transcription factor, with product MKKVLVYQLISEIFKTLAHPLRIQILLMLSERERCVCELLNEIGVEQSNLSQHLRILKKQGIIDSRKDGQKMFYKINLPSVLNLVNDAKKTLNDQVKGREELYKSIKSI
- a CDS encoding magnesium transporter produces the protein MSFTGAITEFYLSQELNKPILDPENRKVANLRDIAVCWDKKIPVGRGIKFLKDSNKLININHIKEWKKDAIVLTTNLEKAADIVARDEDIYIVKWLLDKQLIDLKGKKLVRVNDIKISFYSKDLEKKLILLAIDVGFSGILRRLGIKFLESRIQPQLISWNYLAPIKKRTSNLQLATEFEGLKNLHPADIADIIEELSQPDREKIIESLDIESAAEVLAEADIETQVNVIDSLDADKAADILEEMPSDDAADILSELNEEKSQEILERMDPEEASEVIELMNYEDEDVGSLMTKDYITLTGNETQEEALNKIKKIAEEVETIYVSYIVDSEEKLIGVISLRELLIAKPDEKIKDIMQKDVISLNHFDHHDKALEMFAKYNLFTMPVVDNENRLLGIITVDDILRLLIPDRSDADTFSRFDSLKKFLREGGE
- a CDS encoding Nramp family divalent metal transporter, with translation MENKLSLFKRILLFLTIMGPGIITANVDNDAGGITTYSITGATTGYKLLWVLIPMTLALIVVQEMAARMGAVTRKGLADLIRENFGVKMTILILLGILIADFGNTISEFAGIAASMEIFNISKYISIPICAIFVWWTVLKGSYKFVERVFLFACLVYLCYIPSAFMANPPWGEVAKNIVIPHLEFSPSFLSILIGFIGTTITPWMQFYIQSSTVEKGLTEKEYKYLRLDVIMGNTMTNVITFFIVVCCAATLFVHNVNITDAKDAALALKPFAGNLASTLFAIGLFNASIFSACVLPLATAYYVCEALGFNAGLNFTWKEAPVFYALTTFLIFFGATVILIPKAPLIPIMFWSQVINGVILPFVLLYMLKIINNKDIMGEYTNSRTFNIVAWLTTIVLIVLTLLMIITSIFPGLLPS
- the bioB gene encoding biotin synthase BioB, giving the protein MIDLESFNPENRLNESAVYGLLNLDTDRLLMIAKRIKDKYSSSFELCSIISYKTGRCTENCSFCAQSSHFNTGIEFKKVSVEEVIFKAKLMKNYGSKRFSLVSSGRGPSKADMDELLSIFERLKKEVDIELCASLGIIRERDLIRLKDVGVSTYHHNLESSRSFFGNICSTHSYDERIETIEAVKRVGLIPCVGGIVGLGETFEQRVEFAIILKDLGIRSVPFNILIPIKGTPLENVRVLDKSEVLKTLAIFRIILPYATIRLCAGRESVLGKYQKLALNSAANALMIGGYLTRPGEDIERDLELIRSLDPIKI